One window of Oryza brachyantha chromosome 12, ObraRS2, whole genome shotgun sequence genomic DNA carries:
- the LOC121055997 gene encoding F-box/kelch-repeat protein At5g26960-like: protein MPAAESCHSRSLSWLVKSCIPADPARHIAVPVPILAHPAVCPTLQPPPPSSASHISALPDDLLLECLARVPRASIPPLPAVCRRFATLLASDAFLHLRRAHAQLRPSLLALSVSDSACIAQALLQFDAFSPALEVAALPLPPTLLHCGGSVFAHARAVVLGREVFLIGRGATLRVDALTGAARACAPTLFPRKKFAAAAVGDRIYVAGGSARTAAVEEYDPEADAWRVVAEAPRRRYGCAGAAAGGVFYVAGGVAVSGEAARALEAHVCAGSVDALHVASGTWARPRALPGGGCVVGACGVSEHLYVIASHAVELSFWRWCGATGRGGDGRGWGGWVALEAPPMPRGSVGLGMAVRVAMTGLGSNRVAAVVSAAAVRGHNAGGGGAMEGMVLVYDIAGGKWSRAPDLPPAFRRAACAGVEC from the coding sequence ATGCCGGCCGCCGAGAGCTGCCACTCCCGCAGCCTCTCGTGGCTCGTCAAATCTTGCATCCCCGCCGACCCCGCCCGCCACAtcgccgtccccgtccccaTTCTGGCTCATCCGGCAGTTTGCCCCACCCTCcaaccacctcctccctcgtCGGCGTCCCACATCTCCGCCCTCCCGGATGACCTCCTCCTCGAGTGCCTCGCCCGCGTTCCCCGAGCCTCCATCCCGCCGCTCCCAGCCGTCTGCCGCCGCTTCGCCACGCTTCTCGCCTCCGATGCcttcctccacctccgccgcgcccacgcccagctccgcccctctctcctcgccctCTCCGTCTCCGACAGTGCTTGCATCGCGCAAGCGCTGCTCCAATTCGACGCCTTCTCTCCCGCGCTCGAGGTCGCCGCGCTGCCCCTGCCCCCGACCCTGCTGCATTGCGGCGGCTCCGTGTTCGCGCACGCCCGCGCGGTCGTGCTGGGCCGCGAGGTCTTCCTCATCGGCCGTGGTGCCACGCTACGCGTCGACGCGCTCACCGGCGCGGCCCGTGCTTGCGCGCCGACGCTCTTCCCGCGGAAGAaattcgccgccgccgccgtgggcgACCGGATCTATGTCGCCGGCGGGTCCGCGCGCACCGCGGCGGTCGAGGAGTACGACCCGGAAGCAGACGCGTGGCGCGTGGTCGCCGAGGCGCCGCGCCGGAGGTACGGCTGTGCCGGCGCGGCTGCCGGAGGCGTGTTCTACGTCGCCGGAGGTGTCGCGGTGTCCGGCGAAGCCGCGCGGGCGCTCGAGGCACACGTGTGCGCCGGGTCGGTGGACGCGCTGCACGTCGCGTCCGGCACCTGGGCGCGGCCGCGTGctctccccggcggcggctgcgtcgTGGGGGCGTGCGGCGTCAGCGAGCACCTCTACGTGATAGCCAGCCACGCGGTGGAGCTCTCCTTCTGGAGGTGGTGCGGCGCCACCGGCCGTGGCGGGGACGGCAGAGGCTGGGGCGGGTGGGTGGCCCTCGAGGCGCCGCCCATGCCTCGTGGATCGGTGGGGCTCGGCATGGCGGTGCGCGTGGCGATGACCGGCCTAGGAAGCAATAGGGTGGCGGCCGTGGTGAGCGCGGCCGCCGTGAGAGGACACaacgcgggcggcggcggcgcgatggAAGGGATGGTGCTGGTGTACGACATCGCCGGCGGCAAGTGGAGCCGCGCGCCTGACCTGCCACCTGCGTTCCGGCGGGCCGCGTGCGCCGGCGTCGAGTGCTGA
- the LOC121055967 gene encoding putative RING-H2 finger protein ATL69 — MQVDVAPQFSEIPAIRFLGGCRLMLCQVKNSTRETVGTGGCCHGPIKLIRVRHVVYFSVASSDANNVPSRLSSSDSLVPLTDQLLQPATQPPHPGGLPFAARAEMRASVTFAPASSPGASLPPPGAAGVGGAVCLGYGIAISVGVLVFISTVMLASYICVRAKAGAAAVLVLVSEDGAAPSAPPAAVVVLGLDGPAIDALYPKFQHVGDTCAAGAVACAICLGEFAAGDALRRGPGCGHRFHAECAERWLRVSATCPVCRDSPLPSPMATPLAEAVPLAAHAR; from the exons ATGCAGGTTGACGTGGCTCCACAGTTCAGCGAGATTCCTGCCATTAGGTTTTTAGGTGGGTGTAGATTGATGCTATGTCAA GTGAAAAACAGCACGCGGGAGACTGTGGGGACTGGAGGCTGTTGCCATGGTCCCATAAAACTGATTCGAGTTAGACATGTTGTCTACTTCTCTGTGGCTTCCAGTGATGCCAACAACGTACCGTCTCGACTATCGTCCAGCGA CTCGTTGGTGCCACTGACCGACCAGCTGCTGCAACCTGCAACGCAACCCCCACATCCCGGCGGTCTCCCGTTTGCTGCTCGCGCTGAAATGCGCGCGTCCGTCACGTTCGCGCCCGCGTCTTCTCCAGGCGCCTCGTTGCCGCCGCCCGGTGCAgcgggcgtcggcggcgcggtgtGCCTCGGCTACGGCATCGCCATCTCCGTCGGCGTCCTCGTCTTCATCTCCACCGTCATGCTCGCCTCCTACATCTGCGTCCGCGCCAAGGCCGGCGCAGCCGCCGTGCTGGTCCTCGTCAGCGAAGACGGCGCCGccccgtcggcgccgcccgccgcagtCGTGGTGCTGGGCCTCGACGGCCCCGCCATCGACGCGCTCTACCCCAAGTTCCAGCACGTCGGCGACACgtgcgcggcgggggcggtggcgTGCGCCATCTGCCTCGGGGAGttcgcggccggcgacgcgctCCGGCGGGGGCCGGGGTGCGGGCACCGGTTCCACGCGGAGTGCGCGGAGCGGTGGCTGCGCGTGAGCGCCACCTGCCCGGTGTGCCGCGactcgccgctgccgtcgccgatgGCCACCCCGCTCGCGGAGGCCGTGCCCCTCGCTGCGCACGCTCGGTGA